From Terriglobia bacterium, one genomic window encodes:
- a CDS encoding peptidylprolyl isomerase, which produces MKKSVVMAICLFFVAGVASRADQKVLEEIVARVNDDIITRSDFEKSKQQLRQELGQQFFAADLEREIAAKEKNVLRDLIDQLLLIQKAKELGIGVDTELVKTLDRYREENHLKTLDDLEREVTRQGLNYEDFKSNIRNGLFTQAVIRQEVGRRIQITQEEINKFYEAHKKEFERPEEVRFREILISTEGKEDAQVKEAAKKAADLVARAKKGEDFADLAKKYSDGPTAKEGGEQDFIQRNLLLKEIADVVFAMKRNQVSDPILTKFGYKIIKMEDKHDSGIPTVDKVNDQITNILYMQQLAPELREYLGQLRQESFLEVKSGYVDTGAVSSEVKSEAKSN; this is translated from the coding sequence ATGAAAAAGTCTGTAGTCATGGCAATCTGCCTGTTCTTTGTGGCCGGTGTCGCGAGCCGGGCTGACCAGAAGGTATTGGAAGAAATCGTGGCGCGAGTGAATGACGATATCATCACCCGGTCGGACTTCGAAAAGAGCAAACAACAGCTGCGTCAGGAACTGGGACAGCAGTTTTTTGCCGCGGACCTGGAGCGCGAGATAGCGGCCAAAGAGAAGAATGTGCTGCGCGATCTCATCGACCAGCTCCTTCTCATCCAGAAGGCCAAGGAACTGGGGATCGGGGTGGACACGGAACTCGTCAAGACGCTCGACCGGTACCGGGAGGAAAACCACCTGAAAACGCTCGACGATCTGGAGCGTGAAGTGACCCGGCAGGGACTCAACTATGAAGATTTCAAGAGCAACATTCGGAATGGCTTGTTCACTCAGGCCGTAATTCGGCAGGAAGTCGGACGGCGGATTCAGATCACCCAGGAGGAAATTAACAAGTTTTACGAGGCTCACAAGAAGGAATTTGAGCGCCCGGAAGAAGTGAGGTTTCGCGAGATCCTGATTTCCACTGAGGGCAAAGAGGATGCCCAGGTCAAGGAAGCGGCCAAAAAAGCGGCCGATCTTGTGGCTCGTGCGAAAAAGGGGGAGGACTTTGCCGACCTCGCCAAGAAGTATTCGGATGGGCCGACGGCGAAAGAGGGAGGTGAGCAGGATTTCATTCAGCGCAACTTGCTCCTCAAGGAGATCGCCGACGTAGTTTTCGCCATGAAGCGAAATCAGGTGAGCGACCCGATCCTCACAAAATTTGGATATAAGATTATTAAGATGGAAGACAAGCATGATTCCGGGATCCCGACGGTCGACAAAGTCAATGACCAGATTACCAATATCCTCTACATGCAACAGCTCGCCCCGGAGTTGCGGGAGTATCTCGGCCAGCTGCGGCAGGAATCCTTTCTGGAAGTCAAATCGGGCTATGTGGATACCGGGGCGGTGTCTTCCGAAGTCAAATCGGAGGCCAAGTCG
- a CDS encoding DUF2752 domain-containing protein, with translation METMLTYAKMTLRRAGGDRAGAVWQVVVAGLALLSLRFYDVPLQPKFTMCGFHWLTGRPCPFCGMTRALSQLAKGCWREAFHFNALSPLVFLVLSGALVGGILQLGGWDFGGRVFPASVRKNFWPGCLVLFLGFGLLRVFQIVP, from the coding sequence GTGGAGACCATGCTTACTTATGCCAAAATGACTTTGCGCAGGGCTGGCGGAGATCGGGCAGGAGCGGTATGGCAGGTTGTTGTCGCTGGTCTGGCACTCCTGTCCCTCCGATTTTACGACGTGCCACTGCAGCCGAAGTTCACGATGTGCGGTTTTCACTGGCTCACGGGCAGACCCTGCCCGTTCTGTGGCATGACCCGTGCTCTGTCCCAATTGGCAAAGGGCTGCTGGAGGGAGGCGTTTCATTTCAACGCCCTCAGTCCACTCGTGTTTCTCGTTCTGTCCGGGGCTTTGGTGGGCGGGATCCTGCAACTCGGAGGTTGGGATTTCGGGGGCCGGGTGTTTCCGGCGTCGGTGCGCAAGAACTTTTGGCCGGGGTGTCTCGTCTTGTTTTTGGGCTTTGGGTTACTGCGGGTTTTCCAGATCGTCCCTTGA
- a CDS encoding RDD family protein: protein MTTPELVWREELQEKLRQYRARREGPKKERSRDGGVEEADGSVGPPRESPSSNNDLAAALDEAFKLHPAGAAGVKKEELEALFNSARPRAGGGRPRPFAGAQGFELPESVQRIKQRQPPRRSELFQQPLLFEASAGARGALTGADHAGLPVPVASVRERFLAACVDLLVIATLETISILPVLALLHSKGWRLNLAPRSLAIGLITLLIFALGYVLLFTAATGKTLGMHLRGLALVNFSGEPPSLGEIALRTAGYLVSAGSLLLGFVWVFFDVDALAWHDRISRTYPAHTRGLTPDS, encoded by the coding sequence GTGACAACGCCCGAACTCGTTTGGCGCGAGGAACTGCAAGAAAAGCTCCGCCAGTACAGGGCGCGGCGCGAGGGGCCAAAGAAAGAACGTTCGCGCGACGGCGGGGTAGAGGAAGCGGACGGCAGCGTGGGCCCCCCCAGGGAGTCGCCCTCCTCGAACAACGATTTGGCAGCGGCCCTGGATGAAGCTTTCAAGCTTCATCCGGCGGGTGCGGCGGGTGTCAAGAAGGAAGAACTTGAAGCGTTGTTCAACTCGGCGAGGCCGCGGGCAGGCGGCGGGAGGCCGCGCCCCTTCGCAGGTGCCCAGGGGTTTGAACTTCCGGAATCTGTTCAAAGAATCAAGCAGCGTCAGCCCCCGCGGCGGTCTGAACTTTTCCAGCAACCTCTGTTATTCGAAGCCTCAGCGGGTGCACGGGGCGCCTTGACGGGTGCAGATCATGCCGGACTCCCGGTGCCGGTGGCCTCTGTGCGCGAACGGTTTCTGGCCGCGTGCGTCGATCTTCTGGTGATCGCCACTCTGGAAACCATCAGCATCCTTCCGGTCCTGGCCCTCTTGCACTCGAAAGGGTGGCGTTTGAACCTGGCCCCGCGGTCGTTGGCCATCGGTCTGATCACACTCCTGATCTTCGCCCTCGGGTATGTCCTTCTGTTCACTGCTGCGACCGGCAAGACATTGGGAATGCATCTGCGGGGACTGGCACTCGTCAATTTTTCCGGCGAACCACCCTCTCTGGGGGAGATCGCCCTCCGCACGGCAGGATATCTAGTGTCGGCGGGATCGCTCCTGCTCGGATTCGTCTGGGTGTTTTTCGACGTGGACGCCCTGGCGTGGCACGACCGAATTTCCCGCACCTATCCGGCCCACACTCGGGGTTTGACTCCGGATTCCTAG
- a CDS encoding NFACT family protein → MDNLAIETLVNELRSSLLHLSCVQVAQVSPAAVSLEFSGKPSGRLLFDVTDPPLFFLTRKTWSSDVPSSFVAVLRKWLIGTGLAGIRKKLDERAVHFEFLGARPEAHSGALELVAEFMPRWGNLYLLDEGRRVLGALLIPRAERRKLTVGGQYIPPSRHGDSSLENFIDSEAPLPALPADANELTKHVRGLGPVYAREVLLRAHRRGETSPRVLSEILRAIAQGERHPRIYEIPGQAQNFFVSPIELESLSPYPATIFDSVNLAVESLFERRIETVLLEKERKELRKDARTALKKFKRLEEKLESEAQGFLKEAELQRVADLILAQPGELHPQGGRLELVDVYEPTPRKFTVAIDARLSPAANAQRFHEKAKRARRGIERIKGRQHSIHRLVRVLESSLVEVSEAQSLAELKRISTSWREEASNTGETTKNTNPPRARTNVPMRPAERKRKKCRIFKSTKDYEILVGRNSKENDLVTTRYAQPDDYWFHVADYAGSHVVLRNPNRERLEETQDFLEAAQLAAYFSQTRNAQKALVHWTQRKFVKKPKRAKPGLVTLSRFQSLLVEPKLPGSGESHG, encoded by the coding sequence ATGGACAACCTGGCAATCGAAACGCTCGTCAATGAATTGAGGTCAAGCCTCCTCCACCTCTCCTGCGTGCAAGTGGCTCAAGTCAGTCCCGCCGCTGTTTCACTTGAATTCTCCGGCAAACCCTCCGGTCGCCTTCTCTTCGATGTGACGGATCCACCCTTGTTCTTCCTCACACGAAAGACGTGGAGTTCGGATGTCCCATCTTCCTTCGTCGCGGTGTTGAGGAAGTGGTTGATTGGAACAGGACTGGCCGGCATTCGGAAAAAGCTGGACGAGCGCGCGGTCCATTTTGAATTTCTAGGCGCCCGGCCCGAAGCACACTCAGGCGCTCTCGAGCTGGTTGCGGAATTTATGCCCCGCTGGGGGAATCTCTATCTGCTGGACGAGGGGCGAAGGGTTCTGGGGGCCCTCTTGATACCGCGTGCAGAGCGGCGCAAACTAACGGTCGGTGGCCAGTACATCCCACCCAGCCGACATGGAGATTCCTCTCTGGAGAATTTCATCGATTCAGAAGCTCCCCTACCCGCCTTGCCCGCCGATGCGAATGAACTGACGAAGCACGTTCGAGGGCTGGGCCCCGTCTATGCCCGCGAAGTCCTGCTCCGGGCGCACCGTAGGGGGGAGACCTCGCCGCGGGTGCTGTCAGAAATTCTCAGGGCCATCGCCCAGGGAGAACGGCATCCTCGGATCTACGAAATCCCCGGACAAGCGCAAAATTTCTTTGTCTCACCGATCGAACTGGAGTCTTTGAGTCCGTACCCCGCCACCATTTTTGATTCTGTGAACCTGGCCGTCGAATCCCTTTTCGAGCGGCGCATTGAAACTGTTCTCCTCGAGAAAGAGAGGAAGGAGCTTCGAAAGGACGCACGGACCGCCTTGAAAAAATTCAAGCGACTCGAGGAAAAGCTCGAAAGCGAAGCTCAAGGGTTTTTGAAGGAGGCGGAGCTCCAGAGAGTGGCCGATCTGATCCTCGCCCAGCCGGGCGAATTGCATCCCCAGGGCGGACGGCTTGAACTGGTTGATGTCTATGAACCGACACCTCGCAAGTTCACCGTTGCGATCGATGCGCGGCTCAGCCCTGCCGCCAATGCCCAGCGATTCCATGAAAAGGCAAAGCGTGCCCGACGGGGAATTGAGAGAATCAAGGGACGACAGCATTCCATTCACCGACTGGTGAGAGTTCTCGAATCGTCTCTGGTCGAGGTGTCGGAAGCCCAGTCCCTCGCCGAACTCAAGCGGATTTCAACCTCGTGGAGGGAGGAAGCCTCGAACACCGGCGAGACAACGAAAAACACGAATCCCCCCCGCGCGAGAACAAACGTCCCAATGCGCCCTGCGGAGAGGAAACGGAAGAAATGCCGCATCTTCAAGAGCACGAAGGATTATGAAATCCTGGTCGGCCGGAACAGCAAGGAAAACGACCTCGTCACCACCCGATATGCACAGCCGGACGATTATTGGTTTCACGTCGCCGATTACGCCGGCTCGCACGTCGTCCTCCGAAATCCCAACCGCGAGAGGCTGGAAGAGACGCAGGATTTTCTGGAGGCCGCGCAGTTGGCCGCTTACTTCAGCCAGACCCGCAATGCCCAGAAGGCCCTTGTCCATTGGACCCAGAGAAAATTTGTCAAGAAACCGAAGCGCGCCAAACCGGGGCTGGTGACTCTCTCCAGATTTCAATCCCTCCTGGTGGAGCCCAAGCTCCCCGGATCAGGTGAGTCACACGGGTGA
- the gatB gene encoding Asp-tRNA(Asn)/Glu-tRNA(Gln) amidotransferase subunit GatB, with the protein MAEVVSGPREKTTFAGASLSYTREGSRCVSPVTLSPSRLQPGRNPPALHPRSSPLPCGTLSAPDQGEPVEYEPVIGLEVHAQLLTRTKCFCACSTEFGAPPNSNTCPVCLGLPGALPVLNREVVRLAVRAALALGCHINRISQFARKNYFYPDLPKGYQISQYDRPISEHGAITIQLNGTAKRVGITRLHIEEDAGKSLHDGFPDSAEKSYIDLNRSGVPLVEIVSEPDLRSTAEAYAYLSKLKAILETTEVCNCDMEKGNLRCDANVSVRPVGASQFGTRTELKNLNSFRFLQKAMEYEIRRQVEILESGGQIVQETRLWNADEGKSYSMRSKEEAHDYRYFPEPDLLPLVVEESFVEDTRKTMPELPDAKRGRLIEQYGLPEVDADWLASSRAFAEFFEETVRLCRKPKPVLNWLKGDLTAALNNSSLDLHDSRISPAHIAELVDLIEGGTISGKIGKIVFEEMFATGKWPRMIVDEKNLIQISDVIALEKIARDVAASSPENVAKYRSGKTGNLAWFVGQVMKATQGQANPQMVNEVVKKVLEEP; encoded by the coding sequence ATGGCGGAAGTCGTTTCAGGCCCCAGGGAGAAGACTACGTTTGCTGGAGCGAGCCTAAGTTACACCAGGGAAGGATCCCGGTGTGTGTCGCCGGTCACATTGTCTCCGTCACGACTGCAGCCGGGGAGGAACCCCCCTGCTCTCCATCCGAGGTCCTCTCCACTCCCTTGTGGTACACTAAGCGCTCCCGACCAAGGAGAACCTGTGGAATACGAACCCGTCATCGGATTGGAAGTCCATGCGCAATTGCTGACCCGGACGAAGTGCTTTTGCGCCTGTTCGACGGAGTTTGGGGCTCCCCCGAACTCAAACACCTGCCCCGTCTGCCTGGGGTTGCCCGGGGCCTTGCCCGTGCTGAACCGCGAGGTCGTGCGACTGGCAGTTCGCGCTGCCCTCGCACTCGGCTGTCACATCAATCGAATCTCGCAATTTGCGCGGAAGAACTATTTTTATCCCGACCTCCCCAAGGGGTACCAAATCTCCCAATACGACAGGCCCATTTCAGAACACGGGGCGATTACCATCCAGCTGAACGGCACAGCCAAGCGGGTCGGAATCACCCGTTTGCACATTGAGGAGGATGCGGGCAAATCCCTCCATGACGGATTCCCGGACAGCGCCGAGAAAAGTTACATCGACCTCAACCGCAGCGGGGTCCCCCTGGTGGAAATCGTCTCGGAACCGGATCTCCGTTCGACCGCCGAAGCTTATGCCTATCTCTCCAAATTGAAGGCCATCCTCGAGACGACCGAAGTGTGCAACTGCGACATGGAAAAAGGGAACCTGCGTTGTGATGCCAATGTTTCGGTGAGACCCGTGGGCGCCTCTCAATTCGGAACGCGCACCGAACTCAAGAACCTGAATTCCTTTCGTTTCCTGCAAAAGGCGATGGAATATGAGATACGCCGTCAGGTGGAAATCCTGGAATCGGGCGGCCAGATCGTGCAGGAGACGCGACTGTGGAACGCAGACGAAGGAAAGAGTTATTCGATGCGCAGCAAGGAAGAGGCTCACGACTACCGGTACTTTCCAGAACCTGATCTTTTGCCCCTGGTGGTTGAAGAGTCCTTTGTCGAAGACACCCGGAAGACGATGCCGGAACTTCCGGATGCCAAAAGAGGCCGTTTGATTGAACAGTATGGCCTCCCCGAGGTCGACGCGGACTGGCTGGCGTCTTCAAGAGCTTTTGCTGAATTCTTTGAGGAGACCGTCCGGCTTTGCAGAAAGCCAAAGCCGGTGCTCAACTGGTTGAAGGGGGATTTGACGGCAGCTCTCAACAACTCCAGCCTCGACCTTCACGACAGCAGGATCTCTCCCGCTCACATCGCCGAGTTGGTCGATTTGATTGAGGGGGGAACCATCTCCGGAAAAATTGGAAAGATCGTCTTTGAGGAAATGTTCGCGACGGGGAAGTGGCCCCGCATGATCGTCGATGAGAAGAATCTCATTCAGATCAGCGACGTGATCGCCCTGGAGAAGATCGCGCGGGATGTGGCTGCTTCGTCCCCGGAAAATGTCGCCAAATACCGGAGCGGCAAGACGGGGAACCTGGCGTGGTTCGTCGGCCAAGTCATGAAGGCGACCCAGGGTCAAGCAAACCCACAGATGGTGAACGAGGTCGTGAAAAAGGTTCTGGAGGAACCCTAA
- the lptD gene encoding LPS assembly protein LptD — MKRRSSLLLVPSFIFFALSCLCGQRGELLLAQPASAAKAETSAPPVQLLVGEDLLTIKAVHQEQTEKHKYLLRGKAEIDYRDMKFYADEMTYDDETGDVEATGHVHFEREVETISGSRLKMNVISKTGVIYEAKGKATPNFFFEGAEIHKIGEDKYKVIDGTVTACKGEVPKWSFHAQSAVVSVEKSVFLQHATFKIKRIPLFYFPYAAAPVTKRERQTGFLIPTTGSSSQKGRTVGDAFYWAMDRSADLLFTGEYFSARGWAEELQFRARPSETNYINVFGFHVNDRKGQGGQSAKVGASYVFANGFRAVADVNYVSSITFRQVFGDSFNAIVLPDQTSQAFVGRNYDSYSLNFDLYRNETFFDQGAVILRRFPAAEFSVMPREIKDLPIYFSFDSAVDGIHRLDPGVSTPNITQRIDFAPRITFRLPAILGAYFTPSLEFRETGYRNRLQSSNAAPEALNRTSGEFRLDFRGLGLERIYEHKGGWWGDRFKHVIEPEVTYRLVRGVSDIDQIIRFDERDVLVNTNEFEYGITNRIFTRRDEGAGSDQTRELLSWKISQKYFFDPTLGGTIVPGRRNVFDALQDLTGFAFSDGPRRFSPIVSLLRFSPRDGWSGDLRFDYDTLIHQIRSSSVTANVSNPGRFLSFTYFMTRQHDPLTIASNQVRATFGVGNFNKPGISSAFSISYDVKRSTIQNSVVQLGYNWDCCGVTLEFREFNIGLRNETQFRFSFSLLNVGSFGNLKRQERLF; from the coding sequence TTGAAGAGGCGATCCTCCCTACTCCTGGTTCCATCCTTTATATTCTTCGCCCTGTCATGCCTTTGTGGCCAGAGGGGTGAACTGCTCCTGGCCCAGCCAGCTTCTGCTGCCAAGGCGGAGACCTCGGCTCCCCCTGTCCAGCTCTTAGTAGGAGAAGATCTCCTCACCATCAAGGCGGTTCACCAGGAACAAACGGAGAAGCATAAATATCTGTTGCGCGGGAAGGCAGAGATCGATTACCGCGACATGAAGTTCTATGCGGACGAGATGACCTATGATGATGAAACAGGCGACGTGGAGGCCACGGGGCACGTCCACTTTGAACGGGAGGTGGAAACCATATCGGGCTCCCGTCTGAAGATGAATGTCATTTCGAAGACCGGCGTGATCTATGAGGCCAAGGGAAAGGCGACTCCCAATTTCTTTTTTGAAGGCGCCGAGATCCACAAAATCGGGGAAGACAAATACAAGGTCATAGACGGGACCGTGACGGCGTGCAAGGGGGAAGTCCCCAAGTGGTCGTTCCACGCTCAGAGTGCCGTGGTCAGCGTCGAAAAGTCGGTTTTTCTGCAGCATGCCACTTTCAAAATCAAGCGCATCCCGCTCTTCTATTTTCCATATGCCGCCGCGCCCGTGACCAAACGCGAGCGGCAAACAGGTTTCTTGATTCCGACCACTGGATCGTCCTCGCAAAAAGGCCGGACCGTGGGTGACGCCTTCTATTGGGCCATGGATCGTTCCGCTGACCTGCTCTTTACCGGGGAATACTTTTCAGCCCGGGGGTGGGCCGAAGAATTGCAATTTCGCGCCCGCCCCAGCGAAACGAACTACATTAATGTGTTTGGTTTTCACGTCAACGACCGGAAGGGCCAGGGCGGGCAGAGCGCCAAGGTCGGGGCCAGCTATGTTTTCGCGAATGGTTTTCGCGCCGTCGCTGACGTCAATTACGTCAGCTCCATTACCTTTCGCCAGGTGTTCGGAGATTCCTTCAATGCCATTGTGCTGCCTGACCAGACTTCGCAGGCCTTCGTGGGGCGCAACTACGATTCCTATAGCCTGAACTTTGACCTCTACCGGAACGAGACTTTTTTTGATCAGGGGGCGGTCATTCTTCGGCGGTTTCCCGCGGCCGAGTTCTCGGTCATGCCCCGGGAGATCAAAGACCTCCCGATCTATTTCTCTTTCGATTCCGCGGTGGACGGGATCCATCGGCTTGATCCGGGGGTCTCGACTCCCAATATCACCCAGCGGATCGATTTTGCCCCACGCATCACCTTCCGCCTCCCCGCGATTCTGGGAGCGTACTTCACCCCGTCCCTTGAATTTCGCGAAACGGGCTACCGCAACCGCCTCCAATCCTCCAATGCCGCGCCTGAAGCGCTCAACCGGACCTCGGGAGAATTCCGCCTGGATTTCAGGGGACTCGGACTGGAGCGCATCTACGAACACAAGGGGGGATGGTGGGGGGATCGCTTCAAACATGTCATCGAACCCGAAGTGACTTACCGTCTGGTGCGCGGGGTCAGCGACATCGACCAGATTATCCGGTTTGATGAACGCGATGTGCTGGTCAACACCAATGAGTTCGAATATGGGATTACGAACCGGATCTTTACGCGGCGCGACGAAGGGGCCGGGTCCGACCAGACGCGCGAGTTGCTGAGCTGGAAGATCTCGCAAAAATATTTTTTTGACCCCACGCTGGGCGGCACCATCGTACCGGGGCGGCGCAATGTATTTGATGCCCTGCAGGATTTAACAGGTTTCGCCTTCTCTGACGGACCCCGGCGTTTCTCACCCATCGTCTCGCTGCTCCGCTTCAGTCCCCGCGACGGGTGGAGCGGAGACCTCCGGTTCGATTACGACACGTTAATCCACCAAATCCGGAGCTCAAGCGTGACTGCGAATGTTTCAAATCCCGGGCGCTTTCTCTCCTTCACCTATTTTATGACGCGCCAGCATGATCCTTTGACGATCGCCTCGAACCAGGTGCGGGCCACGTTTGGCGTGGGCAATTTCAACAAACCCGGGATCTCCTCGGCTTTTTCAATCAGCTACGACGTGAAAAGGTCCACGATTCAGAACAGCGTCGTCCAGCTCGGCTATAACTGGGACTGCTGCGGAGTCACACTGGAGTTCAGGGAGTTCAACATCGGCCTTCGGAATGAGACCCAGTTTCGCTTTTCCTTTTCCCTCCTGAATGTGGGATCATTCGGAAACTTGAAACGCCAGGAACGGTTGTTCTAG
- a CDS encoding zinc ribbon domain-containing protein → MFCQFCGAQIEPNSRFCQKCGRAQSVGGAGGMPPPGMPPGYQPPLQPPPPFVPPPGVHAQIGHWIGSGWHLVKEELGLFMLLSLLFVLLNGLVPILLQGPLIAGFYIVCTKKLLYGRFELGDFFKGFNFFVAALVASLIITVFTAIGTIFCIIPGLVIAAMYQFTYLFIIDKKMDFWPAMQASHALVKNDYFGFTLFFIAAILLNIIGLICCVVGVLATLPILYAAVTVAYKEMVGFEPTTNF, encoded by the coding sequence ATGTTCTGTCAATTCTGTGGGGCTCAGATTGAACCCAACAGCCGGTTTTGTCAAAAGTGCGGACGCGCCCAGTCGGTGGGAGGAGCGGGTGGTATGCCCCCTCCGGGGATGCCTCCCGGCTACCAGCCTCCGCTCCAACCTCCGCCCCCGTTTGTTCCACCGCCGGGGGTGCATGCACAAATCGGACATTGGATTGGCTCCGGCTGGCATCTGGTGAAAGAAGAACTGGGCTTGTTCATGCTGTTAAGCCTGCTCTTCGTTCTTCTCAACGGGCTTGTCCCAATCCTCCTGCAGGGACCGCTCATCGCCGGATTCTACATTGTCTGTACGAAGAAGTTGCTGTACGGCCGCTTTGAGCTCGGCGATTTCTTCAAGGGATTCAATTTCTTTGTGGCGGCACTGGTTGCGAGCCTGATTATTACAGTGTTCACGGCTATTGGGACGATCTTTTGCATCATCCCCGGTCTCGTGATTGCCGCGATGTATCAGTTTACCTACTTGTTCATAATCGACAAGAAGATGGATTTCTGGCCTGCCATGCAGGCCAGCCACGCGCTGGTGAAGAACGACTATTTTGGATTCACCCTCTTCTTCATTGCGGCCATCTTGTTGAATATCATTGGTCTGATCTGTTGTGTGGTCGGGGTTCTGGCGACGCTCCCAATCCTTTATGCCGCAGTGACGGTGGCATACAAAGAAATGGTCGGTTTTGAACCCACCACGAATTTTTGA